GAAGGCTGATTGGCGTACTTCGTTTTCGACTTTGCCGAGCCATGTATAGTCAATAGATGTTTTGACTACTGCGTGCAGCTTTCTTTCGACTGCTCCCGTGGCCGCAATGCCTTCAGAAGCTGCTCTTCCATAAGCGCGGATCAATCCTCCGCCGCCAAGTTTGATGCCGCCGAAATAGCGTGTCACGACAATTACGGTATCTTTCAGCTGCTGTTTTTTGAGAACTTCCAGAATGGGAACGCCGGCTGTGCCTGAAGGTTCTCCGTCATCATTTGCTTTTTGTATATGGTCATGTTCACCTATTATATAGGCAGAGCAATTATGAGTAGCAGTATGGTGGTTCTTT
The Sporosarcina sp. P33 genome window above contains:
- a CDS encoding YigZ family protein, with the protein product MRANYKTVKLYGESEFIIQKSRFLSFVKRVETEQEAMDFIAEIKKNHHTATHNCSAYIIGEHDHIQKANDDGEPSGTAGVPILEVLKKQQLKDTVIVVTRYFGGIKLGGGGLIRAYGRAASEGIAATGAVERKLHAVVKTSIDYTWLGKVENEVRQSAFPLKEIVYEEDVELFLYVPKEDEKLFVDWMTELTNGQAVIDITGHEFLEFDI